GAATTGGATGGAAAGCCTTTTCTGATTGTGGATTTCCAACATGTGAAACCAGGAAAAGGCGGAGCATTCGTTCGGACCAAACTTAAAAATATGATCAACGGAAGGGTTGTCGATCAGACTTTTCGGTCCGGTGAAAAAGTAGGGCGTCCGGACATGGAAGAGAAGGAAATGCAATACCTCTACCGGGAAGGCGATAATTTTGTTTTTATGGATAATGCCACCTACGAACAGGTCTATTTATCCAGGGAACAGATAGGAGAACAGGTTCAGTTTCTTCAGGAAAACATCAACATCAAACTCCTCTATTACAATAAGGAACCCCTGGGACTGGATCTGCCTAATTTTGTGGAATTAACGGTAACCCAAACGGATCCCGGTTTCAAAGGGGACACGGCTACCGGGGGGAATAAACCGGCCACCGTGGAAACCGGTGCGGTCATCCAGGTCCCCCTGTTTATTGCAGAGGGAGACCGTATAAGAGTGGATACCCGAACCGGGTCCTATATGGAAAGGGTGAAATAGTATCAGACTCAAAGCTGAAAGCTCAAGGGGAAAACCGGATGAAGGAGCGCTTCGCTTGAGGAGCATCCGCTTGAAGCGGATTTGAGGAGCATTTCATTTGAGGCAGGGAAATTACTCAAGGCTCAAAAGGATTCAACCAAACCTCTATGCCCCTTTGCCCTATGCGCTATGCTCTCACAACCCGTAACCAGTAACGAGTAACAAGCAACGAGAACCATCCATGTCTTCAAAAAAATCCCTCTGGCATAACCTGAAACCCTTTACGGCTACCGGAATAGGCAGTGTGCCTTTTCTTTCACCGGAGCAGGCCTGCAAGGAAATATTAGCCTATGAATCATTGATCCCTTTCTGGCCCCAATTGGTTCAAAGGGATCCGCGGGAAGAGATGCTCATCCAGTACAGCCCTCCTTTGCCCTGTCTCAAACCTGACCTTAAAGAAAAAAACCTTTATTACGATCCGGATTGTAACCGATCCGAAGCCCTGCTCTTTTTTTATGAAAAGTTTCTGGCCTCGGACCCTTCCTTTTTCTCCATTCTTCCGGGGTTTGCCTCTGGATTTTACCAGATGTTGAAGACCCTGCCCCTCCTCAATTCATTGGAGGCTTATGTCAAAGGACATATCGTTGGTCCTGTAACCTTGGGGCTGGGGGTCAAACTATCTTCCGACCAATTCCTGATCCATGATGCCGAGTTGATGGATGCGGTAATAAAAGGATTAGCCGGTCAGGCTGTTTTTCAGGTAAAAAAATTTGAAGGTTTGGGGCGAAAATCCATCATTTTTATCGATGAGCCTTCTCTTTCAGGATATGGTTCGGCCTTTACCCCTTTGTCTAAAAATGAGGTTCAGGAAATTTTAGGGGAGACCATCCATCTCATTCGCGAACAGACCAGGGCCTTGATCGGACTTCACTGTTGCGGGAATACCGACTGGGCTTTACTCTTATCCCTGGATCTGGACATCATCAATTTGGATGCTTACGGCTTTGGGGAATCTTTTGTACTCTACCCCAAAGAGATCAAAAACTTCCTGGAAAAAGGAAAAGCCGTGGCCTGGGGTCTGGTCCCGACGGCGGATTACACCGGAAAAGAAACGGCACCTAGGTTGTTGGATCATTTAGCCGTCTTATTCGAGACTCTGATCAATAAAGGGATCGACAGGGACCGGTTAACCCATCAGGCATTAATCACCCCGGCCTGCGGAATGGGAACCCTTTCCGAAGATACGGCCAGGCGGTTGTTGGCACTCTTGTCCGAGGTGAGTAGGATGGCCGGGGAAAGATTTAAGCTTTCAGCTTTTTACTCGGAGGACTTTAGATCATGAAGATATGGAGTCTCTCTCTTATTTTTACCCTTCTTCTCACCGCCAGTCTCCAGATCCGGCTCTCCCATGACAATAAAAAAGGCTATTCTTATACCATCTCCGGCCCTGAGATCGATGAAATTATCGAAGCCGACAAGAAGATGAAACAATACTTAAAAAGCCAGGCCCCCAAAAAAAATGCGGGCCCGGCACCTTCCATAACGGCACCCCGGCCCGCTCCTATAAAAAAATAAGCGTAAAGAGCGCTCTTCCCTCAAGGTTTTTCCCTTTGAGCTTTGAGCTTCTATTATTCCACCTTCACCTCAATCCTCCGGGGTTTGGCCTTTTCAATCTTCGGCAAGATCACCCTTAAGATCCCATTCTTTAAATGGGCGACAATTTTATTCTGATCGATGGCATCGGACAAGCTGAATTGCCGTTGATACCTTCCCGTCTCATACTCTTTGAGCACGATCCGTTCCTGAGAGCCGATGAGTTCAGCCACTTCCCCACTGATCAAGATCTGGTTGTCCTTTAAATCAATTTGTAATCCCTCTTGATCGACACCCGGCATCTCGGCCACCACAGTCAATTCCTCTTCGTTTTCAAAAATATCTACGGCCGGGATAAAAATCAATCCTGCCTTGGTAGGCTCTCCGGCCCCTTTGAGTTCCTGCTTGGTTCTGAATTGCATCTCTTTTTCAGTCATCGTCTTCACCTCTTATGGCTCTACCTGAATCTCAACCGGTCTGGGCTTTACCTCCTCGGCCTTAGCCAATTTGATGGTCAAAATCCCATTCCTGGTCCGCGCCTCTACCCGTTCGTTGTTCACCCTGGAGGGTAAGGCAATAACCCGCCTGAATATCCCTTCTTCTCTTTCCCGCCGATGATAATTGATCTTTTCACCTTCCCGGGCGGTTTTGCGTTCGCCTCTTAAAATGAGTTGATCGTTAACAACAGAAAGGTCCAATTGTTTGGTCTCGACTCCGGGCATTTCAGCCCTCACATAATAATAGTCATCATCCTCACTGACGATTACCGGCGGAAAGACCGGCCTCGTATCCGGGGCGGTCCTGGCCCCGGATACCCTCTCCCATAAGCGATTCATTTCGTTATGCAGTCTTTCCACCTCCTGAAAGGTATTTCCAAAACCCGGTGGAGGCCCCCATTTCCAAATAGCCATCGTTCTCCCCTCCTGTCAACCATGGTAATTTTCGCTTAAAACTAATCATCCTTTTGGTCTTGTCAAGGAGGTGAAAATCAAAGGAAAAAAAATAGCTCAATGCTCAAGGCTCAAAGGAAAAACCGACTAATACCATAGAGACACTTTTTCCGTCATTCCCGAATGTCTTTATCGGGAATCCAGGGTTTTCAAGAAAATGAGAAATCGAGGTTAATGCCTTGCTTTGAGCCTTTTTCTTTGAGCTTTATGCTTTGATCATTCTCAATTTAACACCAACTCAAAGCGCACCAACAATCTTCGAATGGCCTCCAGTTCGGTCTCTTCCCGGCTGTGAGAGCAATATAATTTCCCTTCCCCTTTGAAACGATAATTTTTCGGGTCTTGCTGGACCAGGGTCACCAGCCTTTCCGGTTTCCAGGACCCCTTTGGAAAAAAAGAAAAGACCAGATCATTTTCAAGGATCTCAATTTTTTCAACCCCTATCTGTTTCATCTTCTGTTTGATACTCAGGACCTGTAATAGATTTTTAACTTCTTCGGGGATCGGGCCGAAACGATCTTCTAACTCTTTTTCCATCTCGCTTAGTTCATCCTCGGTCTTCAAGGTAGCCAGACGTTTATATAACGACAAGCGATGCCCGGTGTCCTGGACGTATCCTTCAGGAATAAAAGCCGGGATCCGGAGCCGGACCTCGGGCTCCCAATCGTCGGTCGGGGCGGCGCCTTTCAGCTCGTTAACAGCCTCCTCCAGCATCTGAAGATAAAGTTCATAGCCTACGGCCGAAATATGCCCTGATTGACTGGTACCCAGCATATGACCGGCCCCCCGGATCTGAAGGTCATGGAGAGCGATTTTGAATCCGGCCCCAAATTCGCTGAAGTCCATCAAGACCTTCAAACGTTTTTGGGCCTCCCTGGTCAGAGTGCTTTCCCCTGAAACGACTAAGTAGGCATAGGCCCGTTCCCGGGACCGGCCTACCCGGCCCCGCAATTGATACATTTGGGCCAGGCCGAATCGATCGGCTTGATTAATAATAATGGTATTGGCCGTCGGGATATCCAGGCCCGATTCGATAATAGTCGTACAGACCAACAAATCCAATTCCCGGTGAATAAACTGAAGCATGACCTTTTCCAGTTCCTTTTCCGGCAACTGTCCGTGGGCTACGCCGATCCGCACCCCGGGGAGGATCTTCTTTAATAAATGGGCCATGGCCTGGATATTGTGGACCCGGTTGTGCACAAAAAAAATCTGCCCCCCCCGTTGCATTTCTCTTTGGACCGCCTCCACGATTTTGGCTTCATCAAAGCGAATCACATTGGTCCGGATGGATTGTCGGTCCTCCGGAGGGGTTTCAATGGTACTTAAATCCCTGATGCCGGTCAGGGACAATTGCAGGGTCCGGGGAATGGGCGTAGCGGTCAGGGTCAGGCAATCCGCCTGGGTGCGCAAGGTCTTGAGACGCTCCTTATGGGTAACCCCGAAACGATGTTCCTCATCGATAATAATCAGCCCCAGGTCTCTGAAGCGGATATCCTTCTGCAGTAAACGATGGGTCCCGATCACGATATCGGCTTTTCCTGCCGTTAGATCGGCTAAGGTTTGTTTCTGTTCCTTTGGGCTTTTGAACCGGCTCAAGATCCGCACTTCCACCGGGTAACCGGCGAAACGCCGGGCCATAGTTTGATAATGTTGTTCGGCCAAAACCGTGGTCGGGACCAGGACGGCCACCTGCTTCCCGTCCAACACGGCCCGAAAGGCCGCCCTTAGGGCCACCTCGGTCTTCCCGTAGCCCACATCGCCGCAGACCAGACGATCCATGGGCTTTTCCGCTTCCATGTCGGACAGCACCTCTTCTATAACCCTTTGTTGATCCGGGGTCTCATCATAAGGGAAAGCCGCCTCAAATTCCTTAAACATCTGGTCTCTGGATGAAAAGGAAAAACCCTTGCTCACTGCCCGATGGGCGTAGAGTTCGACCAATTCCTGGGCGATTTTTTCTACAGCCTTTTTTACCTTGTCTTTGGCTTTCTTCCAACCGGCCCCTCCCAACCGGTCTAAAACAGGGACCTGCCCTTCCAGGCCCATAAATTTATGAATTCCCAGGAGACGATCCACCGGCAGGTAAAGCTTATCGCCTTCGGCATATTCAATAAAAAGGAATTCCCCTTCCCAGCCGTTCAATTGAAAAAATTGCAGACCTCGATAGCGACCAATGCCATGGTCCTTATGGACCACAAAATCACCGGTCTTCAAATCGTCAAAAGAGGTGATATAGGCCTCCAAGTCTTCTTTCCGGCCTTTTTTTCTGACCTCCTTTTTGGGCTCAAAAATCTCCTCCTCAGTCAGGAAAATCAGTGAAGGAGATTTCATCCGGAATCCGGAAGAAAGCCTTCCGGTCAGGATCTGGATCCCCGGGGTCTGGCCATCGAAGGGATGTTTCTGCCCGGGGAAGTATGCAGCCTCTAATTGATAAAAGGAGAGGATTTCCCGGAGCCGTCTGGCCTGAGAGTCTTGGGAAACGACCAGCCAGACCTCCTGTCCTAATTCTTTCCATTCGGAGAGGAAGGAAGCCAACTTTTTAAGGGCCTCTTTGGAAGAAGGCTGTTCCCGGATCAGGCGGCTGACCTCTTTATTTTCAAGGGCGGAAAAAGACCAGAGAGGACCTTTCTCCGGATCCGTTGTTTCTACAGGAAGGTCTTCTATGATAATAGCCGGCACCGCCGACCAATTATCCCAAAATCCTTTTGGGGAATCCGGTCGATCCTTCTCCAGACTCCGCTGCAA
This is a stretch of genomic DNA from Deltaproteobacteria bacterium. It encodes these proteins:
- the mfd gene encoding transcription-repair coupling factor — its product is MNEKFWNEEVERLSRPGAGIKTVIQEIQSGRLPFRIGGLQGSAPAYFLFQSWTRTRRPMLIVCADQKEAQTLYQDLSFFAQRDPDETAFFLPDPILFFPAYEKPDFREYSPQSDTAAQRLACLYSLLTRPGPVLLITSIQALDSAVIPRKHLSKEVDYLARREETSREDLLLGLTRWGYLRTPLVEGPGDLSVRGGIMDICPPLYSRPIRIEFFGDLVESIREFNPATQRSVFDLEELVLLPISEIIWDPERMHLAEERLNSSQFKGTLAENEASWLKHRLAQGVPFEGGERWLDWFYENPGTLKEYLPDDFLLVWKDPLALQRSLEKDRPDSPKGFWDNWSAVPAIIIEDLPVETTDPEKGPLWSFSALENKEVSRLIREQPSSKEALKKLASFLSEWKELGQEVWLVVSQDSQARRLREILSFYQLEAAYFPGQKHPFDGQTPGIQILTGRLSSGFRMKSPSLIFLTEEEIFEPKKEVRKKGRKEDLEAYITSFDDLKTGDFVVHKDHGIGRYRGLQFFQLNGWEGEFLFIEYAEGDKLYLPVDRLLGIHKFMGLEGQVPVLDRLGGAGWKKAKDKVKKAVEKIAQELVELYAHRAVSKGFSFSSRDQMFKEFEAAFPYDETPDQQRVIEEVLSDMEAEKPMDRLVCGDVGYGKTEVALRAAFRAVLDGKQVAVLVPTTVLAEQHYQTMARRFAGYPVEVRILSRFKSPKEQKQTLADLTAGKADIVIGTHRLLQKDIRFRDLGLIIIDEEHRFGVTHKERLKTLRTQADCLTLTATPIPRTLQLSLTGIRDLSTIETPPEDRQSIRTNVIRFDEAKIVEAVQREMQRGGQIFFVHNRVHNIQAMAHLLKKILPGVRIGVAHGQLPEKELEKVMLQFIHRELDLLVCTTIIESGLDIPTANTIIINQADRFGLAQMYQLRGRVGRSRERAYAYLVVSGESTLTREAQKRLKVLMDFSEFGAGFKIALHDLQIRGAGHMLGTSQSGHISAVGYELYLQMLEEAVNELKGAAPTDDWEPEVRLRIPAFIPEGYVQDTGHRLSLYKRLATLKTEDELSEMEKELEDRFGPIPEEVKNLLQVLSIKQKMKQIGVEKIEILENDLVFSFFPKGSWKPERLVTLVQQDPKNYRFKGEGKLYCSHSREETELEAIRRLLVRFELVLN
- a CDS encoding Hsp20/alpha crystallin family protein encodes the protein MTEKEMQFRTKQELKGAGEPTKAGLIFIPAVDIFENEEELTVVAEMPGVDQEGLQIDLKDNQILISGEVAELIGSQERIVLKEYETGRYQRQFSLSDAIDQNKIVAHLKNGILRVILPKIEKAKPRRIEVKVE
- a CDS encoding Hsp20/alpha crystallin family protein, which produces MAIWKWGPPPGFGNTFQEVERLHNEMNRLWERVSGARTAPDTRPVFPPVIVSEDDDYYYVRAEMPGVETKQLDLSVVNDQLILRGERKTAREGEKINYHRREREEGIFRRVIALPSRVNNERVEARTRNGILTIKLAKAEEVKPRPVEIQVEP
- the efp gene encoding elongation factor P, whose product is MYSTAEFKKGLKIELDGKPFLIVDFQHVKPGKGGAFVRTKLKNMINGRVVDQTFRSGEKVGRPDMEEKEMQYLYREGDNFVFMDNATYEQVYLSREQIGEQVQFLQENINIKLLYYNKEPLGLDLPNFVELTVTQTDPGFKGDTATGGNKPATVETGAVIQVPLFIAEGDRIRVDTRTGSYMERVK